From the genome of Variovorax sp. RA8, one region includes:
- a CDS encoding TlpA disulfide reductase family protein, whose amino-acid sequence MKKLVPAVAVAIALIAGVGVYLDTGVAAAPASTFVLLDGSKKSTEDLKGKVTLVNFWATSCVTCVAEMPKVIATYDKYKDRGYDTLAVAMSYDPPSYVVNFAQTRKLPFKVAIDNTGAVAQAWGDVKLTPTTYIVNKRGEIVKRYVGEPDFAELHRLIEKLLAEA is encoded by the coding sequence ATGAAAAAGCTCGTCCCCGCCGTTGCCGTCGCGATCGCCCTGATTGCCGGCGTCGGTGTGTACCTGGATACGGGTGTCGCGGCGGCGCCGGCATCGACCTTCGTGCTGCTCGACGGCAGCAAGAAGAGCACGGAGGACCTGAAGGGCAAGGTCACCCTCGTCAATTTCTGGGCCACCAGCTGCGTCACCTGCGTTGCCGAGATGCCCAAGGTGATCGCCACCTACGACAAGTACAAGGACCGGGGCTACGACACCTTGGCAGTGGCGATGAGCTACGACCCGCCTAGCTACGTCGTGAATTTCGCCCAGACGCGCAAGCTGCCTTTCAAGGTTGCGATCGACAACACCGGCGCGGTGGCCCAGGCCTGGGGCGACGTGAAGCTGACGCCCACCACCTATATCGTCAACAAGCGCGGCGAGATCGTGAAACGCTATGTGGGCGAGCCCGACTTCGCCGAGCTGCACCGGCTGATCGAGAAATTGCTCGCCGAAGCGTAG
- a CDS encoding PTS sugar transporter subunit IIA, with amino-acid sequence MNSIFIIAHSPLAQALRQCALHVFPDSEPSIAALDVLPNVSPDETLAAARITLAQLERTPRSQVLVLADVFGATPCNVAQKLVDGVRSRLVAGVNLPMLLRAVSYRNEPLETLVQRALTGGTAGVMQVAVAAPQNQARRKHSDQDIRDHQQ; translated from the coding sequence ATGAACAGCATCTTCATCATTGCCCACTCGCCGCTCGCCCAGGCGCTGCGGCAGTGCGCGCTGCATGTGTTCCCCGACAGCGAGCCCTCGATCGCGGCGCTCGACGTGCTGCCCAACGTGTCGCCCGACGAAACCCTGGCGGCGGCGCGCATCACCCTGGCCCAACTGGAGCGCACGCCCCGCTCGCAGGTGCTGGTGCTGGCCGACGTGTTCGGCGCCACCCCCTGCAACGTGGCGCAGAAGCTGGTCGATGGCGTGCGCTCGCGCCTGGTGGCCGGCGTCAACCTGCCGATGCTGTTGCGTGCCGTAAGCTATCGCAACGAGCCGCTCGAGACGTTGGTGCAGCGTGCTCTCACCGGTGGCACCGCGGGGGTGATGCAGGTGGCGGTGGCGGCACCCCAGAATCAGGCAAGAAGAAAGCACAGTGATCAAGACATCCGTGACCATCAGCAATAA
- a CDS encoding MFS transporter has translation MSRTAAPKANGTAAEGGGASGGRTAAPKANGTAAEGGGASGGRTAAPKANGTAAEGGGAPRGRTAAPKANSTAADGGGTPGSSLFLGRRRSAAVFLAFAFAYFLSTLIRAITATLSPTLTADFQLHARDLGLLAGGYFLGFAITQLPMGTWLDRHGPKRVIVCFLSTAVAGCLLFSAATQFSVLMAARVLTGVGVSACLMAPLTAYRRWFDPALQLRANSWMLMVGSLGLVGATLPVHWLMPLWGWRPLFWLVAAGLLVAMLLIAWAAPAWRQAGGEPLGMTQDGGYSDVWRDPFFRKLAPIGFFNYGGFVAMLTLWVVPWLTQVAGYAPGEAADALFQISIAMLAAYWLWGVANPWFARRGIAADRLIGWGLPLSMLALGAILVLGPAAGTLAWMVFLCSSTVVAVAQPAVAMALPPALAGRALSAYNLMVFLGVFVIQWCVGLLIDLLGRAGFDAPGAFRGALGLFLGCCLLSYFYFLWAPPHNRRTRLRPA, from the coding sequence ATGAGCCGCACGGCCGCTCCGAAGGCGAATGGCACCGCAGCCGAAGGTGGAGGTGCTTCAGGAGGCCGCACGGCCGCTCCGAAGGCGAATGGCACCGCAGCCGAAGGTGGAGGTGCTTCAGGAGGCCGCACGGCCGCTCCGAAGGCGAATGGCACCGCAGCCGAAGGTGGAGGTGCTCCACGAGGCCGCACGGCCGCTCCGAAGGCGAACAGCACCGCAGCCGACGGCGGAGGTACGCCAGGGAGCAGCCTCTTCCTCGGGCGCCGCCGCAGTGCCGCGGTCTTCCTGGCCTTCGCCTTCGCCTACTTCCTTTCCACGCTGATCCGCGCCATCACCGCCACCCTGTCGCCTACGCTGACGGCGGATTTCCAGCTGCACGCGCGCGACCTCGGCCTGTTGGCCGGCGGCTATTTCCTGGGCTTCGCCATCACCCAGCTGCCCATGGGGACCTGGCTCGACCGCCACGGCCCCAAGCGCGTCATCGTGTGCTTCCTGTCGACGGCCGTCGCCGGCTGCCTGCTCTTCTCGGCCGCGACGCAATTCTCGGTGTTGATGGCCGCGCGCGTGCTCACCGGCGTGGGCGTCAGCGCCTGCCTGATGGCGCCGTTGACCGCCTACAGGCGCTGGTTCGACCCCGCCTTGCAGCTGCGGGCCAACTCCTGGATGTTGATGGTCGGTTCGCTGGGCCTGGTCGGCGCCACGCTGCCCGTGCACTGGCTGATGCCGCTCTGGGGCTGGCGGCCGCTGTTCTGGCTGGTGGCGGCCGGCCTGCTGGTCGCCATGCTCTTGATCGCCTGGGCCGCGCCGGCCTGGCGCCAAGCCGGCGGCGAACCCCTGGGGATGACCCAGGACGGCGGGTATTCCGATGTGTGGCGCGACCCCTTCTTCCGCAAGCTGGCCCCGATCGGCTTCTTCAACTACGGCGGCTTCGTCGCCATGCTGACGCTCTGGGTCGTTCCCTGGCTCACCCAGGTGGCCGGTTACGCGCCCGGAGAGGCGGCCGATGCGCTTTTCCAGATCAGCATCGCGATGCTGGCAGCCTACTGGCTGTGGGGTGTCGCCAACCCCTGGTTCGCGCGCCGCGGAATCGCCGCCGACCGGCTGATCGGCTGGGGCCTGCCGCTCAGCATGCTGGCGCTGGGCGCCATCCTGGTGCTCGGGCCGGCCGCGGGTACCCTGGCGTGGATGGTCTTCCTCTGCAGCTCCACCGTCGTGGCCGTGGCCCAGCCGGCCGTCGCGATGGCGCTGCCCCCGGCGCTGGCGGGCCGGGCACTGTCGGCGTACAACCTGATGGTGTTTCTGGGTGTTTTCGTGATCCAGTGGTGCGTCGGCCTGCTGATCGACCTGCTCGGGCGGGCCGGCTTCGATGCGCCGGGCGCCTTCCGCGGCGCGCTGGGACTGTTCCTGGGATGCTGCTTGTTATCTTATTTCTACTTCCTTTGGGCGCCCCCGCATAATCGACGAACCCGCCTTCGCCCCGCATGA
- a CDS encoding DUF4260 domain-containing protein — MADLSAARIPPARVSNPPWARPVPDTRNALPGAAQGGVRILLRLEGLAVLAAAVAAYVDLGASWGAFAMLFLLPDLSFLGYLAGSRVGASAYNMAHSYIGPVALLGLGLVGDMPAAVALGLIWSAHIGLDHALGYGLKYGSEFGVTHLGRVGPTDPW, encoded by the coding sequence GTGGCTGATCTTTCCGCAGCGCGGATTCCGCCCGCGAGGGTCTCGAACCCGCCGTGGGCGCGGCCGGTGCCGGACACCCGGAACGCTCTGCCTGGCGCCGCGCAGGGCGGCGTACGCATCCTGCTACGGCTCGAAGGCCTGGCCGTGCTCGCGGCGGCCGTGGCCGCCTATGTGGACCTGGGCGCGAGCTGGGGCGCCTTCGCCATGCTGTTCCTGCTGCCCGACCTGAGCTTCCTCGGCTACCTCGCCGGCTCGCGCGTGGGTGCCTCCGCGTACAACATGGCGCACTCCTACATCGGTCCGGTCGCCTTGCTGGGGCTGGGCCTGGTCGGCGACATGCCGGCCGCCGTGGCGCTCGGGCTGATCTGGAGCGCGCACATCGGACTGGACCACGCCTTGGGCTACGGCCTCAAGTACGGGAGCGAGTTCGGTGTCACCCACCTCGGCCGCGTCGGCCCCACCGACCCATGGTGA
- the ptsP gene encoding phosphoenolpyruvate--protein phosphotransferase, which produces MTFAVHGLPVARGIAIGRAVLVVSSRLDVAHYFIKPEEVETEIDRVRIARNAVAEELQKLQASVALMGPNDAPHELAALLEVHLMLLQDEVLTGGVKHWIVERLYNAEWALTTQLEVVARQFDEMEDEYLRERKADLEQVVERLLHRMKGTAAVLAPTPPRRKRTAEDEDSDPTARDAIDAPLVLIAHDLSPADMLQFKKSVFAGFVTDVGGRTSHTAIVARSMDIPAVVGARSASQLVRQDDWVIIDGDAGVVIVDPSPIILAEYGFKQRQGDLERGRLARLRHKPAVTLDGQKVDLLANIEMPEDTLGAVKAGAVGVGLFRSEFLFMGREAQRMTRLPDEEEQYQAYRRAIEGMQGMPVTIRTIDVGADKPLDGKMVRDDESHLNPALGLRAIRWSLADPAMFLTQIRAILRAAAHGEIHLLIPMLAHVSEIRQTLALIDFARAELDNRGMVHGKVKLGAMIEVPAAALTLKIFLKHFDFLSIGTNDLIQYTLAIDRADESVAHLYDPAHPAVLRLVAETIAECRRQGKGVSVCGEMAGDVAFTRLLLGMGLRSFSMHPSQILAVKQEVLRADTSKLQAWTQQVLEADDPASLMTPAAAPQ; this is translated from the coding sequence ATGACTTTTGCCGTCCATGGGCTGCCCGTGGCCCGTGGCATTGCGATCGGACGCGCCGTGCTCGTGGTCTCGAGCCGGCTCGACGTCGCCCACTACTTCATCAAGCCGGAAGAGGTCGAAACGGAGATCGACCGCGTGCGCATCGCGCGCAACGCCGTCGCCGAGGAGCTGCAGAAGCTGCAGGCCAGCGTCGCCCTGATGGGCCCCAACGACGCGCCGCATGAGCTCGCCGCGCTGCTCGAGGTGCACCTGATGCTGCTGCAGGACGAGGTGCTGACCGGCGGCGTCAAGCACTGGATCGTCGAGCGTCTCTACAACGCCGAGTGGGCGCTGACCACCCAGCTGGAGGTGGTCGCGCGCCAGTTCGACGAGATGGAGGACGAGTACCTGCGCGAGCGCAAGGCCGACCTCGAGCAGGTGGTGGAGCGCCTGCTGCACCGCATGAAAGGCACGGCCGCGGTGCTGGCGCCCACGCCGCCGCGGCGCAAGCGCACCGCCGAGGACGAGGACAGCGACCCCACTGCCCGCGACGCCATCGACGCCCCCCTGGTGCTGATCGCCCACGACCTCTCGCCGGCCGACATGCTGCAGTTCAAGAAGAGCGTGTTCGCCGGCTTCGTCACCGACGTCGGCGGGCGGACCTCGCACACCGCGATCGTCGCGCGCAGCATGGACATCCCGGCCGTGGTCGGCGCGCGCAGCGCCAGCCAGCTGGTGCGGCAGGACGACTGGGTCATCATCGACGGCGATGCCGGCGTGGTGATCGTCGATCCCTCTCCCATCATCCTGGCCGAATACGGCTTCAAGCAGCGCCAGGGCGACCTGGAGCGCGGCCGGCTGGCGCGCCTGCGCCACAAGCCGGCCGTCACGCTCGATGGCCAGAAGGTCGACCTGCTGGCCAACATCGAGATGCCCGAGGACACGCTGGGTGCCGTCAAGGCCGGCGCGGTCGGCGTCGGCCTGTTCCGCAGCGAGTTCCTCTTCATGGGCCGCGAGGCCCAGCGCATGACCCGCCTGCCCGACGAGGAAGAGCAATACCAGGCCTACCGGCGCGCCATCGAGGGCATGCAGGGCATGCCGGTCACCATCCGCACCATCGACGTCGGCGCCGACAAGCCGCTCGACGGAAAGATGGTGCGCGACGACGAGTCCCACCTCAACCCGGCGCTCGGCCTGCGCGCGATCCGCTGGAGCCTGGCCGATCCTGCGATGTTCCTGACCCAGATCCGCGCCATCCTGCGCGCGGCCGCGCATGGCGAGATCCACCTCTTGATCCCCATGCTCGCGCACGTCAGCGAGATCCGCCAGACGCTGGCGCTGATCGACTTCGCGCGCGCCGAGCTCGACAACCGCGGCATGGTGCATGGCAAGGTCAAGCTGGGCGCGATGATCGAAGTGCCGGCCGCAGCGCTCACGCTCAAGATCTTCCTCAAGCATTTCGATTTCCTTTCGATCGGCACCAACGACCTGATCCAGTACACCCTGGCCATCGACCGCGCCGATGAATCGGTGGCCCATCTTTACGACCCTGCCCATCCGGCCGTGCTGCGCCTCGTGGCCGAGACGATCGCCGAGTGCAGGCGCCAGGGCAAGGGCGTCAGCGTTTGCGGCGAGATGGCCGGCGACGTCGCCTTCACGCGCCTGCTGCTGGGCATGGGCCTGCGCAGCTTCTCGATGCACCCCTCGCAGATCCTGGCGGTCAAGCAGGAGGTGCTGCGCGCTGACACGAGCAAGCTGCAGGCGTGGACGCAGCAGGTGCTCGAGGCCGACGATCCGGCCAGCCTGATGACGCCTGCGGCCGCGCCGCAATAA
- a CDS encoding HPr family phosphocarrier protein, protein MIKTSVTISNKLGLHARASAKLTKLAGSYPCEVWLARGDRRVNAKSIMGVMMLAAGIGVTVEIETDGEREQEAMDAIVALMNDKFGEGE, encoded by the coding sequence GTGATCAAGACATCCGTGACCATCAGCAATAAGCTGGGTCTGCACGCGCGGGCCTCGGCCAAACTCACCAAGCTCGCGGGCAGCTATCCCTGCGAGGTCTGGCTGGCACGCGGTGATCGCCGGGTGAATGCCAAGAGCATCATGGGCGTGATGATGCTGGCCGCAGGCATCGGGGTGACAGTGGAGATCGAGACCGACGGCGAGCGGGAGCAGGAAGCGATGGATGCCATCGTCGCATTGATGAACGACAAGTTCGGAGAAGGCGAATGA
- a CDS encoding response regulator transcription factor, with protein MPRILLIDDDEHLAAPLASYFARFDCVLESAQRPSDGLAKLRAQAYDCAILDVMLPEMDGFALCREIRKESDIPIVMLTARGDVMDRVVGLELGADDYLPKPFEPRELVARVQTILRRQRAMPAAAPAQRRVFEGLSIDLDRREVLRQGERVELTGTEFELLALLADPPGKVWSRDDILNRLRGHEAELYTRAVDIVVSRLRKKLEPLDCIKTLRNAGYMLAVGKSDP; from the coding sequence ATGCCCCGCATCCTGCTGATCGACGACGACGAGCACCTGGCCGCGCCGCTGGCGAGCTACTTTGCGCGCTTCGACTGCGTGCTGGAGAGCGCGCAGCGCCCCAGCGATGGCCTGGCCAAGCTGCGGGCCCAGGCCTACGACTGCGCCATCCTCGACGTCATGCTGCCCGAGATGGACGGCTTCGCCCTGTGCCGCGAGATCCGCAAGGAGAGCGACATCCCGATCGTGATGCTGACCGCGCGCGGCGACGTCATGGACCGCGTGGTCGGCCTCGAGCTCGGCGCCGACGACTACCTGCCCAAGCCCTTCGAGCCGCGCGAGCTGGTCGCGCGGGTGCAGACCATCCTGCGCCGCCAGCGCGCCATGCCGGCCGCGGCGCCCGCGCAGCGCCGGGTCTTCGAGGGCCTGTCGATCGACCTCGACCGCCGCGAGGTGCTGCGCCAGGGCGAGCGCGTGGAGCTGACCGGCACCGAGTTCGAGCTGCTCGCCCTCTTGGCCGACCCGCCCGGCAAGGTCTGGAGCCGCGACGACATCCTGAACCGGCTGCGCGGCCACGAAGCCGAGCTCTACACCCGCGCCGTCGACATCGTGGTGAGCCGCCTGCGCAAGAAGCTGGAGCCGCTCGACTGCATCAAGACCCTGCGCAACGCGGGCTACATGCTCGCGGTCGGCAAGAGCGATCCGTGA
- a CDS encoding Spy/CpxP family protein refolding chaperone, giving the protein MKPWFKRSLFGFAGAALVAGSLAGCSGHRHGWGGGSEQDRAEFRARMVERVGSKLELDATQKQKLEVLAEKIQAQRQALRGGGDPRAEFRALFAGAKLDQERAKKLVADKTAAVQAGSPEVIAAAADFFDNLNPTQQQKVREFMERGRRWGHRG; this is encoded by the coding sequence ATGAAACCCTGGTTCAAACGCTCCCTCTTTGGTTTTGCCGGCGCGGCGCTGGTCGCCGGCAGCCTCGCCGGCTGCTCCGGCCATCGTCACGGCTGGGGCGGCGGCTCCGAGCAGGACCGCGCCGAGTTTCGCGCCCGCATGGTCGAGCGCGTGGGCAGCAAGCTGGAGCTCGATGCCACGCAGAAGCAGAAGCTCGAAGTGCTGGCCGAGAAGATCCAGGCCCAGCGCCAGGCGCTGCGCGGCGGCGGCGATCCGCGCGCGGAATTCCGCGCCCTGTTCGCCGGCGCCAAGCTCGACCAGGAGCGCGCGAAGAAGCTGGTCGCGGACAAGACGGCGGCAGTCCAGGCCGGCAGCCCCGAGGTGATTGCGGCAGCAGCTGACTTCTTCGACAACCTGAATCCCACGCAGCAGCAGAAGGTGCGCGAGTTCATGGAGCGTGGCCGCCGCTGGGGCCACCGTGGCTGA